The following are from one region of the Salvia splendens isolate huo1 chromosome 2, SspV2, whole genome shotgun sequence genome:
- the LOC121775342 gene encoding uncharacterized protein LOC121775342 has product MAEQRVNQYLTTNMKNNIVQHLLKNNQGGVLRKGAVCEAAEAFGVNRKTISRLWKAATEMMENGEPAHMVGKVKGYKRGEKKTVDEVKVRSLSVLERSSYRVMAPKLGVSKTTICRWVKDKQLRPHTSAVKPHLTDLNKLARLKWCLSQLQSNIIAGKVAFNEMRNVVHIDEKWFYLTKSVDRYYLLPGEEEPPRSCRSKRFITKVMFLCAVSSQHFGPNGVTLFDGKIGIFPFTEMVPAQRSSRNRPRGTSETKPIPAVTQAVIREWLINKIIPAIHSKWPTSASKEIYIQQDNAKPHISTADPEAIQSLKDKKACNNVDELLQNVSMAYEELTPQTLNKVFLTLQSVLSEILEVQGGNNYKIPHMTKDRLERIGALPNVLEVEERCVGVPSTASE; this is encoded by the exons ATGGCGGAGCAGCGGGTGAATCAATACTTGACCACCAACATGAAGAACAACATTGTACAGCATCTACTGAAGAACAACCAAGGTGGTGTTCTTCGAAAAGGAGCAGTGTGTGAGGCAGCCGAAGCTTTTGGTGTCAATAGAAAGACCATTTCCAGACTTTGGAAGGCAGCCACAGAGATGATGGAGAATGGAGAACCTGCACACATGGTTGGAAAAGTTAAAGGATACAAACGTGGAGAAAAGAAAACAGTTGATGAAGTAAAGGTTAGATCACTCTCTGTCCTTGAAAGATCCTCCTATAGGGTGATGGCACCAAAGCTTGGAGTTAGCAAAACTACAATTTGTAGGTGGGTAAAGGATAAACAGCTTAGGCCCCATACTAGTGCAGTTAAGCCACATTTAACTGATCTAAATAAGTTGGCAAGACTGAAATGGTGCCTCAGTCAGCTTCAGTCAAACATAATTGCAGGTAAGGTTGCATTTAATGAAATGCGCAATGTAGTTCACATTGATGAAAAGTGGTTCTACTTAACAAAAAGTGTGGATAGGTATTACCTATTGCCGGGTGAAGAAGAGCCACCGAGATCATGTAGATCAAAAAGATTCATTACCAAAGTCATGTTCTTGTGTGCTGTTAGCAGCCAACATTTTGGCCCAAATGGGGTAACACTTTTTGATGGCAAGATAGGCATTTTTCCTTTCACAGAAATGGTACCAGCACAGAGGAGTTCCAGGAACAGACCAAGAGGCACATCGGAGACAAAGCCCATTCCAGCAGTGACACAAGCAGTGATAAGGGAGTGGCTCATCAACAAG ATTATACCAGCCATTCATTCCAAATGGCCTACAAGTGCATCCAAAGAAATTTACATTCAACAAGATAATGCCAAACCACACATAAGCACAGCTGATCCAGA GGCTATTCAATCATTGAAGGATAAGAAAGCATGCAATAATGTGGATGAATTGTTGCAGAATGTGAGTATGGCTTATGAAGAGTTAACACCACAGACACTGAACAAAGTGTTCCTTACACTACAAAGTGTGCTGTCAGAGATCTTGGAGGTGCAAGGTGGGAACAATTACAAAATCCCCCACATGACCAAGGATAGGCTGGAGAGAATAGGGGCTTTACCCAATGTGTTGGAGGTGGAAGAAAGATGTGTTGGAGTACCTAGCACTGCCTCAGAATAA